The genomic region ATTTGCTTTAGCATCTGCTGACGCCCCCATTGGAACAAACTCTACAAAGAACAGAAAATAAAGTTCAAATCCATTCCGCTTTCATTAAAcgtttacataaaaaaaaaaaaaccctaaaaatcATCCCAAAGaaccaccaaaaaaaaaaataaacaaacttTCTAACACTTCAAGAAAAAGGGTTCTGAACtgcaaagaaaaatatgaaaaaaaaaaatgagaaagacTTACATTTGAAAGTGTGTGTTGAATGCTTTGAGAAACGAAGAACCCTAAACCCCTAAATCTTCTATGCGCATAGCTTTAAAATCAGTGATCACCACTGTTTTTACAGACTCTGAAGAGCAATGTGCGTTAAACTTCGAAGGAATTTCTcgctatttcaggctcaaaGGAGTGAACTTAGAGTTTTTGGAGAGTggcagaaagaaaaaagaaaaggctcTGCTTTCGTACAACAAGACCAAACACTGGCTTTTTGTGGGATCAAGACAATAACGTAAATGTCCTTGCGGTTTATCCAAATGGATGTCGACATTCAGGGGTGTTATTGTAAAAACAGGAAATGTTACAGAGCAATGATTCGGTACGGTTGAAGATAGTTGGAAAGACGCATGTTTCCCTTTAAGATGATTAGAATTTTATATTCGATTAGACTTAAACccttacataaattttaacaATCTAATCGAATTCTGGATGTCACCGAAAGCTTGCTGAGAATGCATAAGAGTCGATGCCTTTAGCTTTGGCATCAATCTCTTTATAGTCGAATGTTGGCTTCCTAATTGAACCAGACTTCTTTGCACTTTGACCATGAATAACAAATCAAACAGTTGATGTTATTGAAACAAAGAGTTATGAAAAGTCGGCCCGATTTTTCCATGATACAATCTTATTCATTTGAATAATCAACAAGCAGGTTTTACACAATATGATCTTTGTTGGAACCATCAGGAACTGAGATTATGCTCAGTCAAGGCGATGGAGGAGGTACTCAACTTCAACATCCTTTGTCAGGGGAATCACCCAATCTCCATAGAGCCGGGAAACAATGGCTGGATTTACTTTGTACTTCCCCTTGTTGCCCTCATCACCGAGCTTCACTTCCTGGCCAAATGTCATTGCCTTCTTCTCTACCCTCTTCTTCACTGCTTCTTCCACTCGAGCAAAGGTCAGCAAATTGATCAGGGTATCTCTATCCTGAAACAGCCAAAACATTGTTCCAAGCAAGACAAGTCAAAATGATCATCTTCACCAAAAGATAGATCTCAAATGATGTCCCCAGTTTACATGCAGCATAGGAAGCATAATGACTACCTAACAGTCAGAAGGTTCAAGGATGGTCCAATTTGCCATTTAGACAATGAAATTGAAGTACCTGAGCACGAATTGCTGGCTCATAGTCTTTCCTTTCATCTCTGAATTTAACTTCAGCTACAAGTTTTCCATAATGTATTCTCCTGGAGAGGGCCTAAAGGAAGGAGCAACATATTTTAGAGTCATTGCTAGAATAGATCTAACTTTGTCCTGAAGGGGTACACTCGCAATTGTGTGAGGATTTGGAACACCATTTGGCGGGGCAACACAATTTCATTGCACCAAAAATAGAGATTTCTTCTTGCAGAAACTTCTAACTTCATATAGCAGATAAGAAGACATTACAAGAGCTTCTTACCTGTAAACACTCAAGATCACGAGTAGCTGTTGATGCATAGTTTCCATCATCACCCGGGGTGACAAACAATGGAAGCAGTTCATTGAAATACATATCCCATATGATCTTATTTATGTTAACAGACATGGCTGCAGGATGCAAAACCTGTGGTCTTGGAATTAGTTCAAACTATAATTGAATCTGTTTCTAGTATTAGGTAAACTGAGAAGAGAAACAACAGGTACCAGCTTGGGAGAATAAATTACCTCAGGATACTTGTGAGGTGGCACCTGTAAGGGTGGTAGATTATCTGGGAAGAATGGATGTTCCTCAGGATTCTCATATCTCCCAGCCTGTCACACATTCAAATTTACGATGCATTCACCACTCAATTTCAACATAGATGAACTTATAGAACAACTGAAGCCAAACAAATTCCATTGATTGCAACTTCGTTGCCATGGTTTCTACCAAATTCACAGCTTTCATTTTCACCCCTTAATTCTTAACTGAGAATAGTGCCAACTTGTACCAGCATGGAACAACTTTATGAAGATAGCAGGACTAACTAGATCAAACCAACTAAACACTGACAATAGTTTCAGGATTTCGGATTCTGAACAAATGGTTCAAGCAACTAATGTAGATTCTTTCTAtatcccaaaaaaaaagaaaaagtttttccTCTCTTCGAGTGAAATGTGCCAAGACTGAAAAGTGAAGATTATTGTATTAAATAATAACTTAATAGCATTGACAACAAAAAGACAAGAAGTTGCAGATATGCTGTCCC from Theobroma cacao cultivar B97-61/B2 chromosome 9, Criollo_cocoa_genome_V2, whole genome shotgun sequence harbors:
- the LOC18587708 gene encoding chorismate mutase 2 isoform X1, which translates into the protein MSLVMLLILVCLTSSACKHEMAKAESNVSDGLTLELIRESLIRQEDTIVFSLIERARFPLNSPTYDKSYASSVPGSCGSLVEFIVKETEAIQAKAGRYENPEEHPFFPDNLPPLQVPPHKYPEVLHPAAMSVNINKIIWDMYFNELLPLFVTPGDDGNYASTATRDLECLQALSRRIHYGKLVAEVKFRDERKDYEPAIRAQDRDTLINLLTFARVEEAVKKRVEKKAMTFGQEVKLGDEGNKGKYKVNPAIVSRLYGDWVIPLTKDVEVEYLLHRLD
- the LOC18587708 gene encoding chorismate mutase 2 isoform X2, coding for MAKAESNVSDGLTLELIRESLIRQEDTIVFSLIERARFPLNSPTYDKSYASSVPGSCGSLVEFIVKETEAIQAKAGRYENPEEHPFFPDNLPPLQVPPHKYPEVLHPAAMSVNINKIIWDMYFNELLPLFVTPGDDGNYASTATRDLECLQALSRRIHYGKLVAEVKFRDERKDYEPAIRAQDRDTLINLLTFARVEEAVKKRVEKKAMTFGQEVKLGDEGNKGKYKVNPAIVSRLYGDWVIPLTKDVEVEYLLHRLD
- the LOC18587708 gene encoding chorismate mutase 2 isoform X3 — encoded protein: MAKAESNVSDGLTLELIRESLIRQEDTIVFSLIERARFPLNSPTYDKSYASSVPGSCGSLVEFIVKETEAIQAKAGRYENPEEHPFFPDNLPPLQVPPHKYPEALSRRIHYGKLVAEVKFRDERKDYEPAIRAQDRDTLINLLTFARVEEAVKKRVEKKAMTFGQEVKLGDEGNKGKYKVNPAIVSRLYGDWVIPLTKDVEVEYLLHRLD